A genomic window from Caldicellulosiruptor kronotskyensis 2002 includes:
- a CDS encoding fumarylacetoacetate hydrolase family protein, whose translation MKLGRFSYANKTFFGLVEGSSVKVLKSLAPLKVSDQSYPIEELKILPPIKPSKIVCVGLNYKDHAKELGLELPESPVLFLKPSTCVIGHNDSIIYPQHMSSQVDYEGELAVVIKKECRNVKPQEVDEYILGYTCANDVTARDLQPKNGQWTVAKSFDTFLPLGPIITDEIDPNNSPIKTYLNGKIVQNSNTSNFIFTVQELVSYISSIMTLKSFDVIITGTPSGIGSMKKGDVVEVEIEGIGKLINYVK comes from the coding sequence CTTGGAAGATTTTCTTATGCAAACAAAACATTTTTCGGACTTGTTGAAGGTAGCTCAGTGAAGGTTTTGAAAAGTCTTGCCCCACTTAAAGTAAGCGATCAATCTTATCCCATAGAAGAGTTGAAAATTTTGCCGCCTATCAAGCCTTCAAAGATTGTATGTGTAGGTCTTAACTACAAAGACCATGCGAAAGAGCTGGGACTTGAGCTTCCTGAAAGTCCCGTGCTGTTCCTAAAACCTTCAACATGTGTGATTGGTCACAACGACAGTATAATTTATCCGCAGCACATGAGTAGCCAGGTGGACTATGAAGGAGAGCTTGCGGTTGTCATAAAAAAAGAGTGTCGCAATGTAAAACCCCAAGAGGTAGATGAGTACATACTTGGCTATACATGCGCAAATGATGTAACTGCAAGGGATTTACAACCCAAAAACGGTCAGTGGACTGTAGCAAAATCTTTTGATACTTTTTTGCCACTTGGTCCTATTATAACAGATGAAATTGACCCAAACAATAGTCCAATCAAAACTTATCTTAACGGCAAAATTGTTCAAAATTCCAATACAAGCAATTTCATCTTCACCGTGCAGGAGCTTGTAAGTTATATAAGCTCTATAATGACCTTAAAATCTTTTGATGTGATAATTACAGGAACACCTTCTGGCATTGGAAGTATGAAAAAAGGAGATGTTGTTGAAGTTGAAATTGAGGGAATTGGAAAGCTTATTAATTATGTAAAATAA
- a CDS encoding BofC C-terminal domain-containing protein produces the protein MKLYFKTATLTAIIIFLFIVSFAVGFTITLERGKVKSEKDVKGKNVTQIAYINKDRESRIVDNTLFIVRKYFKGCGHVIEEKKLVPKEYVGMSKQDFKNMFAEWEIDAFSSKYVVISRVFDGFCPNHFIISIKDGRVAIFYSQPVDGDTLKLITPIGIENLPEQEVNDLKKGIVVNSFEDAIKIIEDFGS, from the coding sequence ATGAAACTGTATTTTAAAACTGCCACGCTCACTGCTATTATTATTTTCTTGTTTATAGTGTCATTTGCAGTGGGGTTTACTATAACATTAGAAAGAGGAAAAGTAAAATCTGAAAAGGATGTAAAGGGAAAGAATGTAACCCAGATTGCGTATATAAACAAAGATAGAGAAAGCAGGATAGTTGATAACACTTTGTTTATTGTAAGAAAATATTTTAAAGGATGTGGACATGTCATTGAAGAGAAAAAATTAGTACCAAAAGAATATGTAGGGATGTCAAAACAGGACTTTAAAAATATGTTTGCAGAATGGGAAATAGATGCATTTAGCTCTAAGTATGTGGTGATAAGCCGTGTATTTGACGGTTTTTGCCCCAATCATTTTATAATTTCTATAAAAGACGGAAGAGTAGCTATATTTTATTCGCAGCCTGTCGATGGTGATACTCTAAAGCTCATTACTCCAATTGGTATTGAAAACTTACCAGAACAAGAGGTCAATGATTTAAAAAAAGGAATCGTGGTTAACTCGTTTGAAGATGCAATAAAGATAATTGAGGATTTTGGAAGTTAA
- a CDS encoding YebC/PmpR family DNA-binding transcriptional regulator — translation MAGHSKWANIKHKKEKTDAQKGKLFTKLGRELMVVAKMYGPDPETNPKLRDVIAKAKANNMPMDKIMGFIKRAAGEIDTTGYEDITYEGYGPGGVAVIVEAMTNNRNRTAGELRHIFDKNGGNLGQTGCVSWMFSRKGVIVIEKESFPDEDFVMEKALEYGAEDFSSEDDIYEIITSPEDFSKVREGLEKEGFTFIRAQIEMIPQTYVKLSSEDAQKMRRLIDMLEDNDDVKEVYHNWEEDEE, via the coding sequence ATGGCTGGACATTCAAAGTGGGCGAATATAAAACACAAAAAAGAAAAGACAGACGCACAGAAAGGGAAACTTTTTACAAAACTTGGTAGAGAGCTTATGGTTGTTGCAAAGATGTATGGCCCTGACCCTGAGACAAACCCAAAGCTCAGGGATGTAATCGCAAAAGCTAAGGCAAACAACATGCCCATGGATAAGATAATGGGGTTTATAAAGAGGGCAGCTGGTGAGATTGACACAACAGGATACGAAGACATTACGTACGAGGGTTATGGACCTGGTGGAGTTGCAGTTATTGTTGAGGCAATGACGAACAACAGAAATAGAACTGCAGGTGAGCTAAGACACATTTTTGACAAAAATGGTGGTAATCTTGGTCAAACAGGCTGTGTTTCATGGATGTTCAGCAGAAAAGGTGTTATAGTTATTGAAAAAGAAAGTTTTCCGGATGAGGACTTTGTGATGGAAAAGGCGTTAGAGTATGGTGCTGAGGATTTCTCCTCAGAGGACGATATATATGAGATAATTACATCACCTGAGGATTTTTCAAAGGTCAGAGAAGGTCTGGAAAAAGAAGGTTTTACATTTATAAGAGCACAGATAGAGATGATTCCCCAGACATATGTAAAACTTTCAAGTGAGGATGCCCAGAAGATGAGAAGACTTATTGATATGCTCGAAGACAACGATGATGTGAAAGAGGTATATCATAACTGGGAAGAAGATGAGGAGTAA
- a CDS encoding oligosaccharide flippase family protein, which produces MNKKILKQIVILTLCNILTYSLFFFYRIFISRRIGSVGMALYTFGMTLYYLFYSISSGGILTAISKYIAEICYSAGLKVKVVFVMSRILFFWSIIIAILFCALNPFFCDIVFATPHLKHLVYPLIVCIVVVTQSAILKGFFYGIQNPTPPALAEVFENIVRLSITCPIFLTVAKSSSLDTKLLLSFLGILIGEFSSLSFLWISYRLKNKNTQISINLSDIVQISSNVFKVSIPLATASVLGMIFQSVENMIIPKMFEIIGNTKTQAISIYGIINGMSFPAATLPLVIINSLSIIIVPTISETKINTKILNSRINSFLLLTIAISLPATCIFLLFPLQICSLLYKNPQAGVYLKHIAPAIAFYYLSVVLSSLLNALDKVYFNFILNTVLTVARLIAYIPAILLFKSETPYIWISNLFALISCIIMIEKISKLEFEFILEKRIIFLIFQFAVVCLLIFTILIYLNITSMQIFIILFSAGYFLSVYFILLYQKRRKKD; this is translated from the coding sequence ATGAATAAAAAGATTTTAAAGCAAATCGTAATACTTACACTTTGTAATATATTAACATATAGCCTATTTTTCTTTTATAGAATATTCATATCGCGCAGAATTGGTTCTGTTGGTATGGCACTTTATACATTTGGTATGACACTTTATTACCTGTTTTACAGCATATCAAGTGGTGGGATTTTGACAGCTATTTCAAAATATATTGCTGAAATCTGCTATTCAGCTGGACTAAAAGTAAAAGTTGTCTTTGTGATGAGCAGGATACTCTTTTTCTGGAGCATTATAATTGCCATATTGTTTTGTGCATTAAATCCATTTTTCTGTGATATTGTATTTGCTACTCCACATCTCAAACACTTAGTATACCCTCTTATTGTGTGTATTGTGGTTGTAACACAGTCAGCTATTTTAAAAGGCTTTTTTTATGGCATTCAAAATCCTACTCCACCTGCCTTGGCAGAAGTATTTGAAAATATCGTCAGACTTTCTATCACCTGTCCCATTTTTTTAACAGTAGCAAAATCATCTTCACTTGACACAAAACTTCTTTTATCTTTTTTGGGAATTCTTATAGGAGAGTTCTCAAGCCTGAGTTTCCTTTGGATATCATATAGACTTAAAAATAAAAATACTCAGATTTCAATTAATTTATCTGACATTGTCCAAATATCTTCTAATGTATTCAAAGTTTCTATTCCTCTTGCCACAGCAAGTGTACTTGGAATGATTTTTCAATCGGTCGAAAACATGATAATTCCTAAAATGTTTGAAATCATTGGTAATACAAAAACTCAAGCAATTTCTATCTACGGAATAATTAATGGAATGAGCTTCCCAGCAGCAACTTTGCCACTTGTAATAATAAATTCACTATCCATAATAATTGTTCCTACCATCTCTGAAACAAAGATAAACACAAAAATTCTAAACTCTCGAATAAACTCTTTTCTCTTGCTTACCATTGCTATTTCATTGCCAGCAACATGTATATTCTTACTTTTTCCTTTACAGATTTGTAGTTTACTATACAAAAACCCTCAAGCAGGAGTGTATCTTAAACACATTGCACCTGCAATAGCATTTTATTATCTTTCTGTTGTACTTTCAAGTTTACTTAATGCACTTGACAAGGTCTATTTTAATTTTATTTTAAATACAGTACTGACAGTAGCAAGATTGATAGCCTATATCCCGGCAATATTACTTTTCAAAAGTGAAACCCCTTATATCTGGATTTCAAACCTATTTGCTCTTATTTCATGCATCATAATGATTGAAAAGATATCAAAGCTTGAGTTTGAATTTATTCTTGAAAAAAGGATAATTTTTCTCATATTCCAATTTGCAGTTGTGTGCCTGCTTATATTTACCATACTTATTTATCTGAACATAACTTCAATGCAAATCTTCATTATCCTGTTTTCAGCAGGATATTTTCTCAGCGTTTATTTTATCCTTCTATATCAGAAAAGGCGTAAGAAAGACTGA